The window CCATGCGCAGAGCTGCGCGGCGGGACCGGAGTAGTACACGGGTGCCCCGAAGACGAATCCGTCGAACTCCTCGACCCTGGCACCGATCTCGTTGACATCGTCATTGACGACGCAGCGGCCCTCCTTCCTGCAGTATCCGCATGCCTTGCATCCGGGGGTGTCGCCCTTACCGATCCAGTGGATCTCGGTGGAGATCCCGTTCTCTTCCAATGTGCCAGCAAGTTCCTTGAGCGATGTGTACGTACAACCGTTCTCGTGTGGGCTTCCGTTTACGAGGAGCACTTTCATGGACAATCCGAACGATTACGGATAGATTATAGTTTGCCAGACTGGAAGCCAACGGTTATTTCTACCGTTTCCGATACGGAGTGCATGACAGACGTGATCATGCACACCACAATGGGCGACATCAAGATCAGAATGCACGATGATATGCCCATCACCACAGGCAACTTCATCAAACTGGCCAAGGAAGGGTTCTACAACGGAACGATCTTCCACAGAGTCATCGAGGACTTCATGAACCAGGGAGGGGACCCCACTGGCACCGGAATGGGCGGACCCGGATACACCATCGACGACGAGTTCGGAAAGGGACACTCCAACGTCAGGGGCACCATCGCCATGGCCAACACCGGCAGGCCCCACAGCGGAGGAAGCCAGTTCTTCATCAACGTCGTAGACAACACCTATCTCGACAAGGAGGATCCCAGGACCCCCTACGCGCACCCCGTCTTCGGTACCGTCATCGAGGGAATGGAGGTCGCGGACGCCATCAACAAGGTCGACACCGACAGGAACGACAAGCCCCTGAAGGACGTCAAGATCGAGTCCATCGACATCATCGAGTGATACATATGTCCAGACACGTGATGGAATGCCTCGGGAAGAGCCGTGTGACCATAGTCGACGGCAAGGTGGTCGAGGTCACCGAACCCAGGGTGAAGTACTGCCCCCTCTTCGACAAGACCAACGGGATCAAGGAGCTAAACGAGGAATCCATCCGCAAGAACATCGAGTTCCGCATCAAGGATTTCGGGATGTGCACCGAGAACAGGGTCACGAGGATGGACAACTTCCTCGCCTTCGGCATATCCGAATTGCTGTGTCTGGCACTTAAGAACAAGAAGATCGAGGCAGCGGTTATCGGGGCCGACGGATGCGGTACCGCGGTCATCAAGGACCCCGCGCTCGTGCAAGGCATGGGCGGCAGGATCTCCGGCATCTGCGAGACCTCCCCGATCCAGACGGTCATCGAGGCCATCGGACCGGAGAATGTCGTCGACCCGGAGACCGCCAAGCTGGACATGATCGAGGGGGTCTGCATGGCTTACGACAAGGGATATCACAAGGTCGCCGTCACCACGCCTTCGGTCAAGGATGCGCAGATGATGAGGGACATGTTCGGAACGGACCTCATCATCATGGGCGTCCACACGTCATGCATGTCCGAGGAGGACGCCGAACTCGCGTTCGAGCTGTTCGACGTCATCACCGCATGCGCGTCCAAGAACGTCAGGGCGATGTACCACAAATCCCCCGAGAAGTATCTGGCCGCCGGGAACAAGGTCCCGATCTACGGCATAACCGACATCGGGAAGGAGCTCATGTGGGACAAGCTCAACGAGCTGGGCAGGAAACCCTACGACCCTTCGGAGAAGGAAGTCCCTCCTTCGCCACTCATCTGAAACTGCTTACAATTCTTCCCCCAGGTACGAATCTATCACGAGATGCGTACCTGAGCGGAGCATGATTATGGGGACGCCCTCCTTGCGGAGTCTCCTCCTCAGCTCCTTGTCGTTGGTGAGCACGTAACCGCCGGTCCTCGCCGCCAGTTCAACCACGGCGTTGTCGCCGGTGTATTCTGTGGGGATGATCTCGTACTTGCGTGCGAGGGCTATCGCGGCCTTGGCGTACCTGTGGTCCATGTGCTTCAATTCACCGACCAGAGGGCCGGGGACGACGATCCTGACCTCGCCCAGGAGATCCCTGAGGGCGAGGTCCAGGTTCATCTTCAACTCAAAAGGCATGAGTAAGGCGTTTGTGTCGAGAACGACGGTCTGCATGATCTCACTGGTCTACGATACCGTAACCGATGAGTCTCCACTTGTTGGAGATCCTTCTCGAGATCGCGACCCTCTGTCCGGGCAGGATGCACACGGGGATCTTGAGGACTACCTCAGCGGATCCGTTCCTTGCGCTCTTGACGACACCGACCGTTGTGGCAGTTCCCACGCTGAGCATCAGGGGCTCGTTGCTCTTGATGTCCTCGACGCTGAGCTCGGATGACGATCCGACGACACGGTCGAGCAGGGTGGTCTTCATCTTGAAGTCGTGCACGACGGCTGGAAGCTCTCCGGGGACACCGACGACCCTTCCGGTCAGACCGTCGGACTTCGTGATGGAAGCGTCGAGTCCGGTACCGATGGCGATGAGTCCTCCGGGGACGACCGATTTGACGGAACGTCCGCCCGCCTCGAGGGATGTGACCGTTGCGGTGATCCTCTCGTAGACGACCTTCCCTGCGACCTCGGTCTTCCTTCCGGGCGAGATCTCGATCTCGTCGCCGACCTTCAGGGTCCCCTGGATGAGTGTTCCTCCCAGGACTCCTCCCTTCAGGTCCTCCGGCTTGGTTCCGGGGGAGTTGATGTCGAAGGAACGTGCCACGTGCATCAGCGGGGATGCCTTGGAGTTCCTCTTGATCTTTGCGACGATGTTCTCCTCGATAGCCTCGATCAGCATGTCGATGTTGACACCGCGGTTGGCCGAGATGGGGATGATCGGAGCGTTCTCCGCGATCGTTCCCTTCACGAACTCCTTGATCTGCTTGTAGTTCTCGATGGCCTGTTCCCTGGTGACGATGTCGATCTTGTTCTGGACGATGATGATCTTGTCGATACCGATGATAGACAGGGCCATCAGATGCTCCTTGGTCTGGGGCTGGGGACACTTCTCGTTCGCAGCCACCAACAGGAGCGCTCCGTCCATGAGTGCGGCTCCCGACAGCATCGTTGCCATCAGGGTCTCGTGACCGGGCGCGTCCACGAAGGACACAGCCCTGAGATACTCCGTGTCTGCGCCGCAGTTCTTGCACTTCTTGCTGGTGCCGTACGCTGCCGCGCCCTGACATTCAGGACACTTGTAGAACGCTACGTCCGCGTACCCGAGACGGATCGAGATTCCTCTCTTCAGTTCCTCGGAGTGACGGTCTGTCCACTCGCCGGAGAGCGCCTTGGTGAGCGTGGTCTTTCCGTGGTCGACGTGACCGATCATCCCGATGTTGATCTCGGGCTGCTTTGGTACTTTCATCATTTCTCCGCGGGTGCCTCGGGGTTGAGACACTCCTCGATGGACTTGGATCCGTACTCCTCGATGACGGCGTTGATCTGGACGATGGCCTCGGAGATCGCGTTACCGCGGATTGCGGTTCTCTTCCTCTCTCCGTGGTACCTCTC of the methanogenic archaeon mixed culture ISO4-G1 genome contains:
- a CDS encoding translation initiation factor aIF-2 gamma subunit; the protein is MMKVPKQPEINIGMIGHVDHGKTTLTKALSGEWTDRHSEELKRGISIRLGYADVAFYKCPECQGAAAYGTSKKCKNCGADTEYLRAVSFVDAPGHETLMATMLSGAALMDGALLLVAANEKCPQPQTKEHLMALSIIGIDKIIIVQNKIDIVTREQAIENYKQIKEFVKGTIAENAPIIPISANRGVNIDMLIEAIEENIVAKIKRNSKASPLMHVARSFDINSPGTKPEDLKGGVLGGTLIQGTLKVGDEIEISPGRKTEVAGKVVYERITATVTSLEAGGRSVKSVVPGGLIAIGTGLDASITKSDGLTGRVVGVPGELPAVVHDFKMKTTLLDRVVGSSSELSVEDIKSNEPLMLSVGTATTVGVVKSARNGSAEVVLKIPVCILPGQRVAISRRISNKWRLIGYGIVDQ
- a CDS encoding peptidyl-prolyl cis-trans isomerase, with the protein product MTDVIMHTTMGDIKIRMHDDMPITTGNFIKLAKEGFYNGTIFHRVIEDFMNQGGDPTGTGMGGPGYTIDDEFGKGHSNVRGTIAMANTGRPHSGGSQFFINVVDNTYLDKEDPRTPYAHPVFGTVIEGMEVADAINKVDTDRNDKPLKDVKIESIDIIE
- a CDS encoding methanogeneis marker protein 8, with the protein product MSRHVMECLGKSRVTIVDGKVVEVTEPRVKYCPLFDKTNGIKELNEESIRKNIEFRIKDFGMCTENRVTRMDNFLAFGISELLCLALKNKKIEAAVIGADGCGTAVIKDPALVQGMGGRISGICETSPIQTVIEAIGPENVVDPETAKLDMIEGVCMAYDKGYHKVAVTTPSVKDAQMMRDMFGTDLIIMGVHTSCMSEEDAELAFELFDVITACASKNVRAMYHKSPEKYLAAGNKVPIYGITDIGKELMWDKLNELGRKPYDPSEKEVPPSPLI